From Pseudonocardia autotrophica, one genomic window encodes:
- a CDS encoding helix-turn-helix transcriptional regulator, translating into MADTAARMLTLLGLLQARPEWTGRELAQRLGVGERTVRNDIARLRGLDYPVHAVRGAAGHYRLGSGARLPPLQLDDAEAVAVAIGLRTVGESGGLLGESGGRALAKLDQVLPDRLRRRVAAIHESTAAGPRNTDTADPDPEVDPVALTALASAIRDHELVRLEVPGEQWPITVEPYRLVAWQGRWYLVGRLDASWRTWRVDLVGLRAPTGRRFVPDPLPGGDYPALVLREVASTGWKVHVRITVEAPAATVLARINPAVGMVEELDGGRCVLVTGADSIETVAVYIGLLDLDFRVTEPPELVDRLRVLAARYTRATGPVPPPDGGTGPELTTPCPDRR; encoded by the coding sequence GTGGCCGACACCGCGGCGCGGATGCTGACCCTGCTCGGGCTGCTGCAGGCCAGGCCGGAGTGGACGGGGCGCGAGCTGGCGCAGCGGCTCGGGGTCGGCGAGCGCACCGTGCGCAACGACATCGCCCGGCTGCGCGGCCTCGACTACCCGGTGCACGCCGTCCGCGGCGCGGCCGGGCACTACCGGCTCGGGTCCGGTGCCCGGCTGCCGCCGCTGCAGCTCGACGACGCCGAGGCGGTCGCCGTCGCGATCGGGCTGCGGACCGTCGGCGAGAGCGGCGGGTTGCTGGGCGAGAGCGGCGGCCGGGCGCTGGCGAAGCTCGACCAGGTGCTGCCGGACCGGCTGCGCCGCCGGGTGGCGGCGATCCACGAGAGCACCGCGGCCGGCCCGCGCAACACCGACACCGCCGATCCCGATCCGGAGGTCGATCCGGTGGCGCTGACTGCGCTGGCGTCGGCGATCCGGGATCACGAGCTCGTCCGGCTGGAGGTGCCGGGCGAGCAGTGGCCGATCACGGTCGAGCCGTACCGGCTGGTGGCCTGGCAGGGGCGCTGGTATCTGGTCGGGCGCCTGGACGCGAGCTGGCGGACCTGGCGGGTCGATCTGGTGGGCCTGCGGGCGCCGACCGGGCGCCGGTTCGTCCCCGATCCGCTGCCCGGGGGTGACTACCCGGCGCTGGTGCTGCGGGAGGTCGCGTCGACCGGGTGGAAGGTGCACGTCCGGATCACCGTCGAGGCGCCCGCGGCGACCGTGCTCGCCCGGATCAATCCGGCCGTCGGCATGGTCGAGGAGCTCGACGGCGGGCGCTGCGTGCTGGTGACCGGCGCCGACAGCATCGAGACCGTCGCCGTCTACATCGGACTGTTGGACCTGGACTTCCGGGTGACCGAGCCCCCGGAGCTGGTCGATCGGCTCCGGGTGCTCGCGGCCCGCTACACGCGGGCGACCGGTCCCGTCCCACCCCCCGACGGTGGGACGGGACCGGAGCTCACGACGCCATGTCCAGACCGCCGTTGA
- a CDS encoding beta-ketoacyl-ACP reductase, with amino-acid sequence MTAVSDTHPDQRVAIVTGGARGIGAAITTALARQGVHVAAGYSSNSKAAEELKEKLGAEGASVSVHQGNVGEPDDCSRVVAEVIEQKGRIDYLVNNAGITVDKTVRKLTVDDWHAVLRINLSGAFYMAKAVLEHMTGNEFGRIVNISSVIGQTGSIGQANYASSKAGLIGFSKSLAQEVARKGVTVNCVAPGFIETEMVAAVPEKALEKIIAKVPVGRLGQADEIARAVQFLVDDRAGYVTGSVISVNGGLDMAS; translated from the coding sequence ATGACCGCAGTTTCCGACACCCACCCGGACCAGCGCGTCGCCATCGTCACCGGGGGTGCCCGCGGCATCGGCGCGGCGATCACCACCGCGCTGGCCCGGCAGGGCGTGCACGTCGCCGCCGGATACTCCTCGAACTCCAAGGCCGCCGAGGAACTGAAGGAGAAGCTCGGCGCCGAGGGCGCCTCGGTCTCGGTGCACCAGGGCAACGTCGGCGAGCCCGACGACTGCTCCCGCGTGGTCGCCGAGGTGATCGAGCAGAAGGGCCGGATCGACTACCTGGTCAACAACGCCGGCATCACCGTCGACAAGACCGTCCGCAAGCTGACCGTCGACGACTGGCACGCGGTGCTGCGGATCAACCTCTCCGGCGCCTTCTACATGGCCAAGGCCGTGCTGGAGCACATGACCGGCAACGAGTTCGGCCGGATCGTGAACATCTCGTCGGTGATCGGCCAGACCGGCTCGATCGGCCAGGCGAACTACGCGTCGTCGAAGGCCGGCCTGATCGGCTTCTCGAAGTCGCTCGCCCAGGAGGTCGCGCGCAAGGGCGTCACGGTGAACTGCGTGGCGCCGGGCTTCATCGAGACCGAGATGGTCGCCGCGGTGCCGGAGAAGGCGCTGGAGAAGATCATCGCGAAGGTCCCGGTCGGCCGGCTCGGCCAGGCCGACGAGATCGCCCGCGCCGTCCAGTTCCTGGTCGACGACCGCGCCGGGTACGTCACCGGCTCGGTGATCAGCGTCAACGGCGGTCTGGACATGGCGTCGTGA
- a CDS encoding ATP-binding protein: protein MFSRIAIVNRGEPAMRLINAVREWNAQNAPARRLRTIALYTAVDRRSMYVREADEAVLIGPDDPDHMGASPYLDHDELERALRVSRADAVWPGWGFVSEKAEFAELCERLGITFVGPSAEVMRRLGDKIASKQLAESVGVPMAPWSGGPVADIEAARKAGDAIGYPLMVKATAGGGGRGIRFVAGPEQLDEAFERAASEAARTAGDATVFMERAVAGGRHVEVQVVADAGGDVWTLGVRDCSVQRRNQKAIEESASTALDAEQDQLLRDSAADLVRAAGYVNAGTVEFLYQPEEKLLSFLEVNTRLQVEHPVTEACTGVDIVKLQLHIAAGGTLADAAGGPGRNGGGSPAGQGWAIEARLTAEDPEREFAPAPGRIEHLALPSGPGIRVDTGVAAGDVIPPQFDSMIAKVIAWGRDRDEARARLSRALRQTSAVIDGGSTNKAFLLDLLDRDELRSGDVETTWLDAMMAAGYTPPRRLDVALLATAIQSHDGHVARQQDRLFRSAEAGRPEVGYETWHQTDVTAAGQSYKLRVARTRAGRYRVELDVPTAGGGSSTQTVDVDVERNGTYERRLTVGEQSWTVLSVAQESDYLVEVDGAVHRISGGEAGIVRAPAPAMVVALPVSAGDTVAEGDTLAIVESMKLETSLRAPFDGVVAELLVPANTQVDGGTKLLRLEPLADADSGAVAATGDRVGFAAFGTAGDSGDPAPTAADALSALRFQVLGFDVDEGQARPQLRRLAAARDGLPADDPAVLAGETTVLKIFADLCALSRNRSETDDETGETERNPQEYLYAYLRSRNPDDEGLPESFQAKLRRALTHYGVTDISADPELGPALYRMFLAHRRAPQQVPVVLNLLNWRLQHPESVAGLSASAREEYLRTLDEVVVATQLRHPVVGDTARLVRYRAFDAPVVAAERGRVLSEVRESLDVLAADPEAADRNRRIDALVGSSEPILGVFGDRHDAVLLEVMTRRYYRVRPLRELELAEHAGRPLLTARYQHLGNDRTLFATVIDNNDPQGALATAEELRRRVGELGSGRTALVDLYVTSTKADDGGDPDARAERVRAALGRVPGALHRVAVAVRPNPSADADAAEPPTWFTFRPDENGDLVEDRTLRGMHPLVADRLRLWRFRDFELTRLPAATDVHLFRAVGRNVTADDRLVAMADVRELTVLRDDETGRIRSLPQFERALDACINSLRSARAGDRTLARTSWNRIQLYVWPEVDVPLAELDSVVRKLAPRTANLGLEQVLVEFRSGDTAVTGGQGGPRSMLLRMSRPPGAGLTVRLDQPPTEPMRELDSYDQKVLKARRRGAVYPYEIVPLLTAPIDAGPGSWQEYDLDDAGTPHPVDRAPGGNTANLVLGVVTVPTRRYPEGIRRVVLLGDPTRALGAIAEPECRRVLAAIELAQQLDVPIEWFAVSAGAKIAMESGTENMDWISRVLRGIIEFTQDGGELNVVVTGINVGAQPYWNAEATMLMHTRGILVMTPDSAMVLTGKHSLDFSGGVSAEDNFGIGGYDRIMGPNGQAQYWAPDLSGAVGVLLAHYAHTWSLPGERFPRPAPTTDPVSRDVTTAPHAGPNCEFGTLGEIWAPETNRERKKPFDIRSVLRGVADADHPTSERWADMHDAESVVALDAHLGGQPIAMIGIESRPLPRRGPSPVDGPTQFTAGTLFPRSSRKCARAINAASGNRPLVVLANLSGFDGSPESLRGLQLENGAEIGRAIVNFDGPIVFCVVSRYHGGAFVVFSGTLNDNMEVAAITGSYASVLGGAPAAAVVFAGEVNDRTAKDERITGLEARIAEATEAGDEAGAARLRGELATLRPDVRSEKLGQVADEFDTEHSIERAQSVGSVHRIVTPDQLRPYLADAVQRGMKRTLESAAGGTTGGTE from the coding sequence ATGTTCTCGCGCATCGCCATCGTCAACCGCGGCGAGCCCGCCATGCGACTGATCAACGCCGTCCGGGAGTGGAACGCCCAGAACGCGCCGGCCCGGCGCCTGCGCACCATCGCCCTCTACACCGCCGTCGATCGCCGGTCGATGTACGTCCGGGAGGCCGACGAGGCCGTCCTCATCGGACCGGACGACCCCGACCACATGGGCGCGAGCCCCTACCTCGACCACGACGAGCTGGAGCGCGCGCTGCGCGTGTCCCGGGCCGACGCGGTCTGGCCCGGCTGGGGCTTCGTGTCGGAGAAGGCCGAGTTCGCCGAGCTGTGCGAGCGGCTCGGGATCACTTTCGTCGGCCCGTCGGCGGAGGTGATGCGCCGGCTCGGCGACAAGATCGCGTCGAAGCAGCTCGCCGAGTCGGTGGGCGTCCCGATGGCACCGTGGTCGGGCGGCCCGGTGGCCGACATCGAGGCGGCGCGCAAGGCGGGCGACGCCATCGGCTACCCGCTGATGGTGAAGGCGACCGCGGGTGGCGGCGGCCGCGGCATCCGGTTCGTCGCGGGGCCCGAGCAGCTCGACGAGGCCTTCGAGCGGGCGGCGTCCGAGGCGGCGCGGACCGCGGGAGACGCCACCGTGTTCATGGAGCGGGCGGTCGCCGGTGGCCGGCACGTCGAGGTGCAGGTCGTCGCGGACGCGGGCGGCGACGTGTGGACGCTCGGCGTGCGTGACTGCTCGGTGCAGCGACGCAACCAGAAGGCGATCGAGGAGTCCGCCTCCACCGCGCTCGACGCCGAGCAGGACCAGCTGCTCCGCGACTCCGCCGCCGACCTGGTGCGGGCCGCGGGCTACGTCAACGCGGGCACCGTCGAGTTCCTCTACCAGCCCGAGGAGAAGCTGCTCTCGTTCCTCGAGGTCAACACCCGGCTGCAGGTCGAGCACCCGGTCACCGAGGCGTGCACCGGCGTCGACATCGTCAAGCTCCAGCTGCACATCGCGGCGGGCGGCACACTGGCCGACGCCGCCGGTGGCCCGGGGAGGAACGGCGGCGGATCGCCGGCCGGGCAGGGCTGGGCGATCGAGGCCCGGCTCACCGCCGAGGACCCGGAGCGCGAGTTCGCACCCGCCCCCGGACGGATCGAGCACCTCGCCCTGCCGAGCGGGCCGGGCATCCGGGTCGACACCGGCGTCGCCGCGGGTGACGTCATCCCGCCGCAGTTCGACTCCATGATCGCCAAGGTGATCGCCTGGGGCCGGGACCGCGACGAGGCCCGTGCCCGGCTGTCCCGGGCGCTGCGCCAGACCTCCGCGGTGATCGACGGCGGCTCCACCAACAAGGCGTTCCTGCTCGACCTGCTCGACCGCGACGAGCTGCGCTCCGGCGATGTCGAGACCACCTGGCTGGACGCCATGATGGCGGCCGGGTACACCCCGCCGCGCCGGCTCGACGTGGCGCTGCTGGCCACCGCGATCCAGTCGCACGACGGGCACGTCGCCCGCCAGCAGGACCGGCTGTTCCGTTCCGCCGAGGCCGGCCGGCCGGAGGTCGGCTACGAGACCTGGCACCAGACCGACGTCACCGCGGCCGGGCAGTCCTACAAGCTGAGGGTCGCCCGGACCCGGGCGGGCCGCTACCGGGTCGAGCTCGACGTACCCACCGCCGGAGGCGGCTCCTCGACACAGACCGTCGACGTCGACGTCGAGCGCAACGGCACCTACGAGCGCCGGCTCACCGTCGGTGAGCAGAGCTGGACGGTGCTCTCGGTCGCCCAGGAGTCGGACTACCTGGTCGAGGTCGACGGCGCCGTGCACCGCATCTCCGGCGGCGAGGCGGGCATCGTGCGCGCCCCGGCCCCGGCGATGGTGGTGGCGCTGCCGGTCTCTGCGGGCGACACCGTCGCCGAGGGCGACACGCTCGCGATCGTCGAGTCGATGAAGCTGGAGACCTCGCTGCGGGCGCCGTTCGACGGCGTCGTCGCCGAGCTGCTCGTGCCGGCGAACACCCAGGTCGACGGCGGCACGAAGCTGCTCCGGCTGGAGCCGCTGGCCGACGCCGACTCCGGCGCCGTCGCCGCCACCGGGGACCGGGTGGGGTTCGCCGCGTTCGGCACCGCCGGTGACTCCGGCGACCCGGCCCCGACCGCCGCGGACGCGCTGTCCGCGCTCCGGTTCCAGGTGCTCGGCTTCGACGTCGACGAGGGCCAGGCCCGCCCGCAGCTGCGCAGGCTCGCCGCCGCACGGGACGGCCTCCCGGCCGACGACCCGGCGGTGCTCGCAGGCGAGACCACCGTGCTGAAGATCTTCGCCGACCTGTGCGCGCTGTCGCGCAACCGCTCCGAGACCGACGACGAGACCGGCGAGACCGAGCGGAACCCGCAGGAGTACCTCTACGCGTACCTGCGCAGCCGCAACCCCGACGACGAGGGCCTGCCGGAGTCGTTCCAGGCCAAGCTGCGCCGGGCGCTGACGCACTACGGCGTCACCGACATCTCCGCCGATCCCGAGCTCGGCCCGGCGCTCTACCGGATGTTCCTGGCCCACCGCCGCGCCCCGCAGCAGGTGCCGGTCGTGCTGAACCTGCTGAACTGGCGGCTGCAGCACCCGGAGTCGGTCGCCGGGCTGTCCGCCTCGGCCCGCGAGGAGTACCTGCGCACGCTCGACGAGGTCGTCGTCGCCACCCAGCTACGGCATCCGGTCGTCGGCGACACCGCCCGCCTGGTCCGCTACCGCGCGTTCGACGCGCCGGTGGTCGCCGCCGAGCGCGGCCGGGTGCTGAGCGAGGTCCGGGAGAGCCTGGACGTGCTCGCGGCGGACCCGGAGGCCGCCGACCGCAACCGCCGGATCGACGCGCTGGTCGGCTCCTCGGAGCCCATCCTCGGCGTCTTCGGCGACCGGCACGACGCGGTGCTGCTGGAGGTCATGACCCGCCGCTACTACCGGGTCCGGCCGCTGCGCGAGCTGGAGCTCGCCGAGCACGCCGGCCGGCCGCTGCTCACCGCGCGCTACCAGCACCTGGGCAACGACCGCACGCTGTTCGCCACAGTGATCGACAACAACGACCCGCAGGGCGCGCTGGCGACCGCCGAGGAGCTGCGCCGCCGGGTCGGCGAGCTGGGCAGCGGCCGCACCGCGCTGGTCGATCTCTACGTCACCTCCACCAAGGCCGACGACGGAGGCGACCCGGACGCCCGCGCCGAGCGGGTCCGGGCGGCGCTCGGCCGGGTGCCCGGCGCGCTGCACCGGGTGGCGGTCGCGGTGCGGCCGAACCCGAGCGCCGACGCCGACGCCGCCGAGCCGCCCACCTGGTTCACCTTCCGGCCGGACGAGAACGGCGATCTCGTCGAGGACCGCACGCTGCGCGGCATGCACCCGCTGGTCGCCGACCGGCTGCGGCTGTGGCGCTTCCGCGACTTCGAGCTGACCCGGCTGCCCGCCGCCACCGACGTGCACCTGTTCCGGGCGGTCGGCCGCAACGTCACCGCCGACGACCGGCTGGTCGCGATGGCCGACGTCCGCGAACTCACCGTGCTGCGCGACGACGAGACCGGGCGGATCCGCTCGCTGCCTCAGTTCGAGCGCGCCCTCGACGCCTGCATCAACTCGCTGCGCAGCGCGCGCGCCGGGGACCGGACGCTGGCCCGCACATCATGGAACCGGATCCAGCTCTACGTCTGGCCGGAGGTGGACGTGCCACTGGCCGAGCTGGACTCGGTGGTGCGCAAGCTCGCCCCGCGCACCGCGAACCTGGGCCTGGAGCAGGTCCTGGTCGAGTTCCGCAGCGGCGACACGGCCGTCACCGGTGGCCAGGGCGGCCCGCGGTCGATGCTGCTGCGGATGTCGCGGCCGCCCGGCGCCGGGCTCACCGTCCGGCTGGACCAGCCGCCGACCGAGCCGATGCGCGAGCTGGACTCCTACGACCAGAAGGTGCTCAAGGCGCGCCGCCGCGGCGCCGTCTACCCCTACGAGATCGTCCCGCTGCTGACCGCCCCGATCGACGCCGGGCCGGGCAGCTGGCAGGAGTACGACCTGGACGACGCCGGGACCCCGCACCCGGTCGACCGGGCCCCCGGCGGCAACACCGCCAACCTGGTGCTGGGCGTCGTCACGGTGCCGACCCGGCGCTACCCCGAGGGCATCCGGCGGGTGGTACTGCTCGGTGACCCGACCCGGGCGCTCGGCGCGATTGCCGAGCCGGAGTGCCGCCGGGTACTCGCCGCGATCGAGCTGGCTCAGCAGCTGGACGTGCCGATCGAGTGGTTCGCCGTCTCGGCCGGCGCGAAGATCGCGATGGAGTCGGGCACCGAGAACATGGACTGGATCTCCCGGGTGCTGCGCGGGATCATCGAGTTCACCCAGGACGGCGGCGAGCTGAACGTCGTCGTCACCGGCATCAACGTCGGCGCCCAGCCCTACTGGAACGCCGAGGCGACGATGCTGATGCACACCAGGGGCATCCTGGTGATGACGCCGGACTCGGCGATGGTGCTGACCGGCAAGCACTCGCTGGACTTCTCCGGCGGCGTCTCCGCCGAGGACAACTTCGGCATCGGCGGCTACGACCGGATCATGGGCCCGAACGGCCAGGCGCAGTACTGGGCACCGGACCTGTCCGGCGCGGTCGGCGTGCTGCTGGCGCACTACGCGCACACCTGGTCGCTGCCCGGCGAGCGGTTCCCGCGGCCGGCGCCGACCACCGACCCGGTCTCCCGGGACGTCACGACCGCACCGCACGCCGGGCCGAACTGCGAGTTCGGCACGCTCGGCGAGATCTGGGCGCCGGAGACGAACCGGGAACGCAAGAAGCCGTTCGACATCCGGTCGGTGCTGCGCGGCGTCGCCGACGCCGATCACCCGACGTCCGAGCGGTGGGCCGACATGCACGACGCCGAGTCGGTCGTCGCGCTCGACGCGCACCTCGGCGGGCAGCCGATCGCGATGATCGGCATCGAGTCGCGGCCGCTGCCGCGGCGCGGCCCGAGCCCGGTCGACGGCCCGACGCAGTTCACCGCGGGCACGCTGTTCCCGCGGTCCTCGCGCAAGTGTGCGCGGGCCATCAACGCCGCGTCGGGCAACCGGCCGCTGGTCGTGCTGGCGAACCTGTCCGGGTTCGACGGCTCGCCGGAGTCGCTGCGCGGGCTGCAGCTGGAGAACGGCGCCGAGATCGGCCGGGCCATCGTCAACTTCGACGGCCCGATCGTGTTCTGCGTCGTCTCCCGCTACCACGGCGGGGCGTTCGTGGTGTTCTCCGGAACGCTGAACGACAACATGGAGGTCGCCGCGATCACCGGCTCCTACGCCTCCGTGCTGGGCGGCGCGCCCGCCGCCGCCGTCGTCTTCGCCGGCGAGGTCAACGACCGGACCGCGAAGGACGAACGGATCACCGGCCTGGAGGCCCGGATCGCCGAGGCGACCGAGGCCGGGGACGAGGCGGGCGCAGCCCGGTTGCGCGGCGAGCTCGCCACCCTCCGGCCGGACGTCCGCTCGGAGAAGCTCGGCCAGGTCGCGGACGAGTTCGACACCGAGCACTCGATCGAGCGGGCGCAGAGCGTCGGCTCGGTGCACCGGATCGTCACCCCGGACCAGCTGCGTCCCTACCTGGCCGACGCCGTACAGCGGGGCATGAAGCGCACTCTCGAATCCGCCGCCGGCGGAACCACAGGAGGAACGGAATGA
- a CDS encoding 3-oxoacyl-ACP synthase III family protein, whose product MKPFVVNNHDRLVFPANFLAELDFSVIDDLDQFTAIVGRDFEAKAPTGTEILERITAGVYESRFALLRDMSQNLFWVNRFSMTMFEKRPTRWRDLPRHRSDVFLPVLTPWEDGDKKVRAVREAFQTLPATWDDEAEQGIFDLLFDVFGHRRHHATELPAVKPTVEEFLATPGAMTFVVPQHDPDYPVFSFNQILDAHAEVPELEALTRWAMALHNQYPWDRAATELRTADRIGDDDHVVAFHPRNRDVEAFLDRATGARPTRRGRLATRSEPVAPESPLPPVRVREAFRVQPKVEALAVVRGEHVCSNTDVVRNTSFSWSPMSADEISAKTGIDQRRYTELDIEDLAWSAAVRALEHSGRRREEIGAVLVATCTSERLIPSLSTWLSGELGLLQTHCSADIIAACAGLPYGLSEAVRQLQEVQRPVLLVCVEKFSDKIGNVRTSRMIFGDGAAAMVVAPAPDGEPGDIDLLQTYASGPASEVNSIIWPNPEFDNDITVYGPEVKALVSRYLAQMIAELSDETGPGGTGSMLDAIDLIVPHQANKTMILQLAAKAGLSAGQLYFNIESMGNVSAASIPIAMFDAVADGAVSGRTRVFAPGFGAGAVGGYAVLEVDPAVMAPEVFLDPAGAQGQVSGTTAPTSDDVRIAFGE is encoded by the coding sequence ATGAAGCCTTTCGTGGTCAACAACCACGACCGTTTGGTCTTTCCAGCCAATTTTCTCGCCGAACTCGATTTCTCGGTCATCGATGATCTCGACCAATTCACGGCAATCGTCGGCCGCGATTTCGAGGCCAAGGCCCCGACCGGGACCGAGATTCTCGAGCGCATCACCGCCGGCGTGTACGAGAGCCGCTTCGCACTGCTGCGGGACATGAGCCAGAACCTCTTCTGGGTCAACCGCTTCTCGATGACGATGTTCGAGAAGCGGCCGACCCGCTGGCGGGACCTGCCCCGGCACCGCTCCGACGTCTTCCTGCCGGTGCTCACCCCCTGGGAGGACGGTGACAAGAAGGTCCGCGCCGTCCGCGAGGCCTTCCAGACGCTGCCCGCGACCTGGGACGACGAGGCCGAGCAGGGGATCTTCGATCTGCTCTTCGACGTCTTCGGCCACCGGCGCCACCACGCCACCGAGCTGCCCGCGGTGAAGCCGACCGTCGAGGAGTTCCTCGCCACCCCGGGCGCGATGACGTTCGTCGTGCCGCAGCACGACCCGGACTACCCGGTCTTCTCGTTCAACCAGATCCTCGACGCGCACGCCGAGGTGCCCGAGCTCGAGGCGCTGACCCGCTGGGCGATGGCGCTGCACAACCAGTACCCCTGGGACCGGGCCGCCACCGAGCTGCGCACCGCCGACCGGATCGGCGACGACGACCACGTCGTCGCGTTCCATCCGCGCAACCGCGACGTCGAAGCCTTCCTGGACCGTGCCACCGGCGCCCGCCCGACCCGCCGCGGCCGGCTCGCGACCCGCTCCGAGCCGGTCGCCCCGGAGTCCCCGCTGCCCCCGGTCCGGGTCCGCGAGGCGTTCCGGGTGCAGCCGAAGGTGGAGGCACTGGCCGTCGTGCGGGGTGAGCACGTCTGCTCCAACACCGACGTCGTGCGGAACACCTCGTTCTCCTGGTCGCCGATGAGCGCCGATGAGATCTCCGCCAAGACCGGCATCGACCAGCGCCGCTACACCGAGCTGGACATCGAGGACCTGGCCTGGTCGGCGGCCGTCCGCGCACTGGAGCACTCCGGCCGCCGGCGCGAGGAGATCGGCGCGGTGCTGGTCGCGACCTGCACCAGCGAGCGGTTGATCCCGTCGCTGTCGACCTGGCTGTCCGGCGAGCTGGGCCTGCTCCAGACGCACTGCTCGGCGGACATCATCGCGGCCTGCGCCGGGCTGCCCTACGGCCTGTCCGAGGCCGTCCGGCAGCTCCAGGAGGTCCAGCGGCCGGTACTGCTGGTGTGCGTCGAGAAGTTCTCCGACAAGATCGGCAACGTCCGCACCTCCAGGATGATCTTCGGCGACGGCGCGGCCGCGATGGTGGTCGCCCCGGCCCCCGACGGCGAGCCGGGCGACATCGACCTGCTGCAGACCTACGCGTCCGGCCCGGCGTCCGAGGTCAACTCGATCATCTGGCCGAACCCGGAGTTCGACAACGACATCACCGTCTACGGCCCCGAGGTGAAGGCGCTCGTCTCCCGCTACCTGGCGCAGATGATCGCCGAGCTCTCCGACGAGACCGGCCCCGGCGGAACCGGCTCGATGCTCGACGCGATCGACCTGATCGTGCCGCACCAGGCGAACAAGACGATGATCCTGCAGCTCGCGGCCAAGGCCGGGCTCTCGGCCGGTCAGCTGTACTTCAACATCGAGTCGATGGGCAACGTCTCCGCGGCGTCCATCCCGATCGCCATGTTCGACGCGGTCGCCGACGGGGCGGTGTCCGGCCGCACCCGGGTGTTCGCGCCCGGCTTCGGCGCCGGCGCGGTCGGCGGCTACGCGGTGCTGGAGGTCGATCCGGCCGTGATGGCCCCGGAGGTGTTCCTCGACCCGGCCGGTGCGCAGGGCCAGGTCTCCGGGACCACCGCGCCGACGTCCGACGACGTTCGCATCGCGTTCGGCGAGTGA